The following coding sequences are from one Hymenobacter sp. DG25A window:
- the pnuC gene encoding nicotinamide riboside transporter PnuC, whose amino-acid sequence MTVAEVWSAVLASSPIEVAGVLTGIACVWLAARNSIWNFPVAIVSCLLYVVVFLQARLYSDVGLQVVFITLSVYGWYEWLHGGPQHRELPVTRTNSRLWLALSAVGLAYAVGAGFLFQQYTNAAIPYWDSTTTAISLIAQVQLTRKKIENWILWVLVDAAYVAMYWHKDLYLTSGLYLVYLFLAAYGYWEWRQLMLRRPVAELTLSA is encoded by the coding sequence GTGACTGTTGCTGAAGTGTGGTCGGCGGTGCTGGCCAGTAGCCCGATTGAAGTGGCGGGAGTACTCACGGGCATTGCCTGCGTCTGGCTGGCGGCCCGCAATTCCATCTGGAATTTCCCGGTAGCCATTGTCAGCTGCCTGCTGTACGTGGTGGTTTTCCTGCAGGCCCGCCTGTATTCCGATGTAGGGCTGCAGGTGGTTTTTATTACCCTCAGCGTGTACGGCTGGTATGAGTGGCTGCACGGCGGCCCTCAGCACCGGGAGCTGCCCGTAACCCGTACCAACAGCCGCCTGTGGCTGGCTTTAAGTGCCGTGGGGTTGGCGTATGCGGTGGGCGCGGGCTTTCTGTTTCAGCAGTATACCAATGCCGCCATTCCTTATTGGGACAGCACCACCACGGCCATCAGCCTGATAGCGCAGGTGCAGCTCACCCGCAAAAAAATAGAGAACTGGATACTCTGGGTGCTCGTAGATGCGGCCTACGTGGCCATGTACTGGCACAAAGACCTGTACCTCACCAGCGGACTATACCTGGTTTATCTGTTTCTGGCCGCTTACGGTTACTGGGAATGGCGGCAGCTGATGCTGCGCCGCCCGGTCGCCGAACTTACCTTGTCCGCATGA
- a CDS encoding APC family permease has protein sequence MSHPKKLSELEATAICGNDISSSCLYVSALAIAYAGQYAFVALLLVGAVLFLFRKIYGEVVGALPLNGGAYNVLLNTTSKRNAALAACLTILSYMATAVISASEAMHYLHTLWHALPVIPATMGLLGLFLVLTLLGMSESAKVAVIIFLTHIGTLILLVAAGVWYLFTHDLDTLSLNFHTPLKGSLTTALFFGFSAAMLGISGFESSANFVEEQAPGVFAKTLRNMWIVVSFFNPVIAFLAIAALPLTSVDTHTETLLSHLGDTTGGRWLGILISVDAVAVLSGAVLTSFVGVSGLMKRMTLDRILPQFFLKENRRNSNYVILITFFLLCISVLLITNGELGPLAGVYTISFLSVMAFFALGNFLLKSKRPQLPRPVYASIPTVLLALVGVIIALYGNIKIHPDYLVVFLQYFIPTMALVYIMLNRIAILNLVLAAAKSLAEHSPRVSRLARLSIRRMLRDLNEQEFVFFTKGDNVENLNKVLAYVQENEFTHRLKIVTLLQEGEKVSPELLTDIRVLDRAYGDLDIDFVARPGHFGPDLIEALSQEWKIPKNFMFIGSPGDRFPYHISELGGVRLII, from the coding sequence ATGAGCCACCCTAAAAAGCTGAGCGAGCTGGAAGCCACGGCCATCTGCGGCAACGATATTTCCTCCTCCTGCCTGTACGTGTCGGCGCTGGCCATTGCGTATGCCGGCCAGTATGCCTTTGTGGCTTTGCTCCTGGTGGGGGCCGTGCTGTTTCTGTTCCGCAAAATTTATGGCGAGGTAGTAGGCGCGCTGCCCCTGAACGGCGGCGCCTACAACGTGCTGCTGAACACCACCAGCAAGCGCAACGCCGCCCTGGCTGCCTGCCTCACCATTCTATCGTACATGGCTACGGCCGTGATTTCGGCCAGCGAGGCCATGCACTACCTGCACACGCTCTGGCACGCCCTGCCGGTTATTCCGGCCACCATGGGCCTGCTGGGGCTGTTCCTAGTGCTTACTCTGCTGGGCATGTCAGAGTCAGCGAAGGTGGCCGTCATTATCTTTCTCACGCACATCGGCACGCTTATACTGCTGGTGGCCGCCGGCGTGTGGTACCTGTTCACGCACGACCTGGACACCCTCTCACTAAACTTCCACACTCCCCTGAAAGGCAGCCTGACCACGGCTTTGTTCTTTGGCTTTAGCGCCGCCATGCTGGGCATTTCCGGTTTCGAAAGCTCCGCCAACTTTGTGGAGGAGCAGGCACCCGGGGTGTTTGCCAAAACGCTGCGGAATATGTGGATTGTGGTGAGCTTTTTTAACCCCGTTATTGCCTTTCTGGCCATTGCTGCCCTGCCGCTCACCTCGGTAGACACCCATACGGAAACCCTGCTCTCGCACCTGGGTGATACCACCGGGGGCCGCTGGCTGGGCATTCTGATTTCCGTTGATGCCGTGGCCGTGCTGAGCGGGGCCGTGCTTACTTCTTTTGTAGGCGTAAGTGGCCTGATGAAGCGAATGACGCTGGACCGGATTCTGCCGCAGTTTTTCCTCAAGGAAAACCGCCGCAACAGCAACTATGTCATTCTCATCACCTTCTTCCTGCTCTGCATTTCAGTACTGCTGATTACCAACGGCGAGCTGGGGCCGCTGGCCGGGGTCTACACCATTTCTTTCCTGTCGGTAATGGCCTTTTTTGCGCTGGGCAACTTCCTGCTGAAGAGCAAGCGGCCCCAGTTGCCCCGGCCCGTATACGCCAGCATTCCAACGGTATTGCTGGCGCTGGTGGGCGTTATTATTGCGCTCTACGGCAACATCAAAATCCACCCCGATTACCTGGTGGTGTTCCTGCAGTATTTTATTCCCACCATGGCGCTGGTGTATATCATGCTCAACCGCATTGCCATTCTGAATCTGGTACTGGCCGCCGCAAAATCCTTAGCTGAGCATTCCCCCCGCGTATCGCGCCTGGCCCGCCTGTCTATCCGCCGCATGCTGCGGGATTTGAACGAGCAGGAATTTGTGTTTTTCACGAAGGGTGATAATGTGGAAAATCTAAATAAAGTACTGGCCTACGTGCAGGAAAACGAGTTTACGCACCGCCTGAAAATCGTAACCCTGCTGCAGGAAGGCGAAAAGGTATCCCCCGAGCTGCTCACTGATATCCGCGTACTTGACCGGGCCTACGGCGACCTGGATATTGATTTTGTAGCCCGCCCCGGCCACTTCGGCCCCGACCTGATTGAAGCTTTGTCCCAGGAGTGGAAAATCCCCAAAAACTTCATGTTCATCGGCTCCCCCGGCGACCGGTTCCCCTATCATATTTCCGAGCTGGGCGGCGTGCGGCTGATTATCTGA
- a CDS encoding AAA family ATPase has translation MIRVSLTGPESTGKTTLSQQLAAHYRTTWAPEYARAYLEKNGPQYTLADLEQIARGQLAAEEEAAAQASRVVFCDTDLLVIKIWSEHAFGYCPEWILQELQRHRYDLVLLLNVDLPWEPDPLREHPNLRQHFHQMYRRELQESISPFADISGTPAQRLEQACFLVDELLAAPAPQAAYSIAKV, from the coding sequence ATGATTCGCGTTTCCCTTACTGGCCCCGAATCTACGGGCAAAACCACCCTCAGCCAGCAGTTGGCTGCCCACTACCGCACCACCTGGGCCCCCGAGTATGCCCGCGCCTACCTGGAAAAAAATGGGCCTCAGTATACGCTGGCGGACCTGGAGCAAATTGCCCGGGGCCAGCTGGCCGCCGAAGAAGAGGCCGCGGCCCAGGCCTCGCGCGTGGTGTTCTGCGACACGGACCTGCTGGTGATTAAAATCTGGAGCGAACATGCTTTTGGCTACTGCCCGGAGTGGATTCTGCAGGAGCTGCAGCGGCACCGCTACGACCTGGTGCTGCTCCTGAACGTAGACCTGCCCTGGGAGCCCGACCCGTTGCGGGAGCACCCTAACCTGCGCCAGCACTTCCACCAGATGTACCGCCGTGAGCTGCAGGAAAGCATTTCCCCGTTTGCTGATATCAGCGGCACACCCGCCCAGCGCCTGGAGCAGGCCTGCTTTCTGGTAGATGAACTCCTCGCCGCCCCGGCACCCCAGGCAGCGTATTCCATAGCTAAAGTCTAA
- a CDS encoding aldose 1-epimerase family protein encodes MHILENELSRVTVQAHGAELSSFIRKDLDNLEYIWPADAAIWARHAPVLFPIVGRLPQDTYTYQGQTYQLPQHGFARDQEFTLMRQTAAELVLELRPNEATLARYPFDFRLIISYRLAGPMLTIGWEVHNPGRGELLFSIGAHPAFRCPLLPDEKFEDYYFEFDHPVTLERHLLEGGLLNGETEPLLDQQQKLPLSYPLFEQDAVVLKHFDFTHLALRSRHSERAVRLRFDGFPYLGLWTKQTGAPFVCIEPWHGIASSVGDTGELADKEGILTLGPGQEFVTSYSITVE; translated from the coding sequence ATGCATATTCTTGAAAACGAGCTGAGCCGCGTAACCGTGCAGGCCCACGGCGCCGAGCTCAGCAGCTTTATCCGCAAAGACCTCGATAACCTGGAATACATCTGGCCCGCCGATGCCGCCATTTGGGCGCGCCACGCGCCGGTGCTGTTCCCCATTGTGGGCCGCCTCCCGCAGGATACCTATACCTACCAGGGCCAAACGTATCAGCTGCCCCAGCACGGCTTTGCCCGCGACCAGGAGTTTACCCTGATGCGCCAAACCGCCGCCGAACTAGTGCTGGAGCTGCGCCCCAACGAAGCCACCCTGGCCCGCTACCCTTTCGATTTCCGACTCATCATCAGCTACCGGCTGGCTGGCCCCATGCTCACCATTGGCTGGGAAGTGCACAACCCCGGCCGCGGCGAGCTGCTTTTCAGCATTGGTGCCCACCCCGCGTTCCGCTGCCCGCTGCTCCCTGATGAGAAGTTTGAAGACTACTATTTTGAGTTCGACCACCCTGTTACCCTGGAGCGGCACCTGTTGGAAGGTGGCTTGCTGAATGGAGAAACGGAGCCGCTGCTAGACCAGCAACAGAAGCTGCCCCTAAGCTACCCGCTGTTTGAGCAGGATGCCGTGGTGCTAAAGCATTTCGATTTCACGCACCTGGCCCTGCGCAGCCGCCACTCCGAGCGGGCCGTGCGTTTGCGCTTTGATGGATTTCCGTATCTGGGCCTGTGGACCAAGCAGACCGGCGCGCCCTTTGTGTGCATAGAGCCCTGGCACGGCATTGCCAGCTCCGTAGGAGACACCGGCGAGCTGGCCGATAAGGAAGGTATTCTCACGCTCGGTCCCGGCCAGGAGTTCGTGACGTCTTACAGCATCACGGTTGAATAA
- a CDS encoding acyl-CoA dehydrogenase family protein, whose product MSSQADVLSPKAKASNHHGSTNAAGFTDYFDLDGLLTEEHKLIRQSIRDFVKKEISPNIEKWAQDAHFPSEIVRKFGEAGAFGPTIPAEYGGGGLDYISYGLIMQEIERGDSGMRSTASVQGSLVMYPIYAYGSEEQRKKYLPKLASGEWLGCFGLTEPDHGSNPGGMTTNIKDMGDYYLLNGAKLWISNSPECQVAVVWAKDENGRIKGLIVERGMEGFTTPEIHNKWSLRASCTGELVFQDVKVPKENLLPNIDGLKGPLGCLDSARFGIAWGAIGAAIDCYESALKYSMERIQFGKPIGGFQLQQKKLAEMLTEITKAQLMVWRLGVLKNEGKATSAQISMAKRNSVEIALEIAREARQIHGGMGITGEYPIMRHMMNLESVVTYEGTHDIHLLITGADITGLQAFK is encoded by the coding sequence ATGTCTTCGCAAGCTGACGTTCTTTCCCCCAAGGCCAAAGCCTCGAATCATCACGGCTCTACCAATGCCGCCGGCTTCACCGATTATTTCGACCTCGACGGCCTGCTGACCGAGGAGCACAAGCTCATCCGCCAGAGCATCCGCGACTTCGTGAAGAAGGAAATTTCGCCCAACATTGAGAAATGGGCCCAGGACGCGCATTTCCCCTCGGAAATTGTGCGCAAGTTTGGCGAGGCCGGCGCTTTCGGCCCCACTATTCCCGCCGAGTACGGCGGCGGCGGCCTGGACTACATCAGCTACGGCCTGATTATGCAGGAAATTGAGCGCGGCGACTCCGGCATGCGCTCCACCGCCTCGGTACAGGGCTCCCTGGTGATGTACCCCATCTACGCCTATGGCTCTGAGGAGCAGCGCAAGAAATACCTGCCTAAGCTGGCCTCCGGCGAGTGGCTGGGCTGCTTCGGCCTCACGGAGCCCGACCACGGCTCCAACCCCGGCGGCATGACCACCAATATCAAGGATATGGGTGATTATTACTTGCTGAACGGCGCCAAGCTCTGGATTTCCAACTCTCCCGAGTGCCAGGTGGCCGTGGTGTGGGCCAAGGACGAGAATGGCCGCATCAAAGGCCTGATTGTGGAGCGCGGCATGGAAGGCTTCACCACCCCCGAAATTCACAACAAATGGAGCCTGCGCGCTTCCTGCACCGGCGAGCTGGTGTTCCAGGACGTGAAAGTGCCCAAGGAAAACCTGCTGCCCAACATCGACGGCCTGAAAGGCCCGCTGGGCTGCCTCGACTCCGCCCGCTTCGGTATTGCCTGGGGCGCTATCGGTGCGGCTATTGACTGCTACGAGTCGGCGCTGAAGTATTCCATGGAGCGCATCCAGTTCGGCAAGCCTATTGGCGGCTTCCAGCTGCAGCAGAAAAAGCTGGCCGAAATGCTCACGGAAATCACCAAAGCCCAGCTGATGGTGTGGCGCTTAGGTGTGCTCAAAAACGAAGGCAAAGCCACCTCGGCCCAGATTTCGATGGCCAAGCGCAACTCCGTGGAAATTGCCCTGGAAATTGCCCGCGAAGCCCGCCAGATTCACGGCGGCATGGGCATTACCGGCGAGTACCCCATTATGCGCCACATGATGAACCTGGAATCGGTAGTGACCTACGAAGGCACCCACGATATCCACCTGCTGATTACCGGTGCCGATATCACCGGCCTTCAGGCGTTTAAGTAA
- a CDS encoding TonB-dependent receptor yields the protein MKNFLMTGLALLALSGTAWAQGPVSGQVTDARTGSALPGATILLDGTVVGTTDATGAFLMPAVPPGAHVLRISFLGYTALEQRVQGQPREQRVSPALQPGGVLTGEALVTASRANERTATAYTNVSKQEVAQRNFGQDLPYLLDQTPSVIVNSDAGAGVGYTDIRIRGTSNTGINMTINGVPLNDPESHGSFLVNLPDLASSINSIQVQRGVGTSQNGGAAFGASINISTLEMRPEAYGETQNTYGSFNTWKNNVSFGTGLLNGHFTMDGRLSRIASDGYMNRASSDLKSYYLSAGYQQKNTLLKFITFSGREKTYQAWNGVPEPAITGNRQLLQQFIDNGELSEVDAARVLQEGRRYSYYTYDNQTDNYQQNHYQLHLSQGLGQDWNLGAALHLTRGFGYYESYRANRKLANYGLANVVLGDTTIKRTNLIDRKWLDNYFYGGTFALNYQPQANDKLQATVGGAWNRFLNDHYGEVIWAQYTSNGSMRHRYYFNDATKTDYNAYARATWQVLPRLGVYGDVQVRHIKYQIDGIEDDQNNVTTRASYTFFNPKAGATFAVGTGQQLYASYAVGQREPVRADFTDRPAGDQTAKAERLHDYEAGYRFSQPALSLLGTNTAVRFEANYFYMRYRNQLVATGQLNDVGTALRTNVARSYRTGLELTGFVSAQDKISLSSTLTLSRNRILNYRDVTYNANYEPVVADQARTTTVSYSPSTISAHTLEGQPLKGLRVALLYKTVSRQYLDNSTSEDRRIKPYQVMDLRLRYTIRPVVVKEIELGVLVNNVLNRNYVANGYTYGYPDTTGEQQTFNWYFPQATRNFLASVGVKF from the coding sequence TTGAAAAATTTTCTGATGACTGGCCTGGCGCTTCTGGCGCTATCCGGTACGGCATGGGCGCAAGGCCCCGTGTCCGGCCAGGTAACGGATGCCCGCACGGGCAGTGCCTTACCCGGCGCCACCATTTTGCTGGATGGTACCGTGGTAGGAACTACCGATGCCACGGGTGCTTTTTTGATGCCTGCAGTGCCCCCCGGGGCGCATGTGCTGCGCATTAGCTTTCTGGGCTACACGGCCCTGGAGCAACGCGTGCAGGGCCAGCCCCGGGAGCAGCGGGTAAGCCCGGCGCTGCAGCCCGGTGGCGTACTCACCGGCGAGGCCCTGGTAACGGCTTCCCGCGCCAACGAGCGCACCGCTACAGCCTACACCAACGTGAGCAAGCAGGAAGTTGCCCAGCGCAATTTTGGGCAGGATTTACCGTATCTGCTGGATCAGACGCCCTCGGTAATAGTAAATTCTGATGCCGGCGCGGGTGTGGGGTACACGGATATCCGCATTCGGGGAACCAGCAACACGGGCATCAACATGACCATCAACGGGGTGCCTCTGAATGACCCGGAGTCCCACGGCTCGTTTCTGGTGAACCTGCCGGATCTGGCTTCCTCTATCAACAGCATTCAGGTGCAGCGGGGCGTAGGTACCAGCCAGAACGGCGGCGCTGCTTTTGGGGCCAGTATCAATATTTCTACCCTGGAAATGCGCCCAGAGGCCTACGGCGAAACTCAGAATACCTACGGTTCCTTCAACACCTGGAAAAACAATGTGTCCTTCGGCACGGGCCTGCTCAACGGGCATTTTACCATGGATGGGCGCCTCTCGCGCATTGCCTCCGATGGGTACATGAACCGGGCGTCGTCAGATCTGAAGTCGTACTATCTGTCGGCGGGGTATCAGCAGAAAAACACGCTGCTCAAGTTCATCACCTTCTCAGGGCGGGAGAAGACCTACCAGGCCTGGAACGGCGTGCCCGAGCCCGCTATAACCGGCAACCGGCAACTACTACAGCAATTCATTGATAATGGGGAGTTGTCGGAGGTGGATGCGGCGCGGGTGCTGCAGGAAGGCCGCCGCTACAGCTACTACACCTACGACAACCAGACCGATAACTACCAGCAGAACCACTACCAGCTCCACCTTTCGCAGGGCCTAGGTCAGGACTGGAACCTGGGCGCGGCGCTACACCTCACGCGCGGTTTTGGCTACTACGAAAGCTACCGCGCCAACCGGAAGTTGGCCAACTACGGTCTGGCCAATGTCGTGCTTGGCGACACTACCATCAAGCGGACCAACCTGATTGACCGCAAGTGGCTGGATAACTATTTCTACGGCGGCACCTTTGCCCTCAACTACCAGCCCCAGGCGAATGATAAGCTGCAGGCCACCGTGGGCGGAGCCTGGAACCGCTTCCTCAACGACCATTACGGCGAGGTCATCTGGGCGCAGTACACCTCCAATGGCAGCATGCGCCACCGCTACTACTTCAACGACGCCACCAAAACCGATTACAACGCCTACGCCCGCGCTACCTGGCAGGTGCTGCCCCGCCTGGGCGTATATGGTGATGTGCAGGTGCGCCACATTAAGTATCAGATTGATGGGATAGAAGACGACCAGAACAACGTAACGACCCGGGCCAGCTACACCTTTTTCAACCCGAAAGCAGGGGCCACCTTTGCCGTAGGCACCGGCCAGCAGCTGTATGCCAGCTACGCCGTAGGGCAGCGGGAACCAGTCCGCGCCGACTTCACAGACCGCCCCGCCGGCGACCAGACAGCCAAAGCCGAGCGCCTCCATGATTATGAAGCCGGCTACCGCTTCTCCCAACCCGCTCTGAGCCTGTTAGGTACCAATACGGCTGTGCGCTTCGAGGCCAACTACTTCTACATGCGCTACCGCAACCAACTGGTAGCTACCGGCCAACTAAATGATGTAGGCACTGCACTGCGGACCAACGTAGCTCGCAGCTACCGCACCGGCCTGGAGCTGACGGGCTTTGTCTCGGCCCAGGATAAAATCAGCCTCAGCAGCACCCTCACCCTGAGCCGGAACCGCATCCTGAACTACCGCGACGTGACCTACAACGCCAATTACGAGCCTGTGGTGGCCGATCAGGCCCGGACAACCACTGTTTCTTACTCCCCTTCCACCATTTCAGCGCACACGCTGGAGGGGCAGCCGCTAAAAGGCCTGCGCGTGGCATTACTCTACAAAACCGTGAGCCGCCAATACTTGGATAACTCTACCAGCGAGGACCGCCGCATTAAGCCCTACCAAGTAATGGATTTACGCCTGCGCTACACCATTCGGCCGGTGGTAGTAAAGGAAATTGAACTGGGTGTGCTGGTAAATAACGTGCTCAACCGCAATTATGTGGCCAATGGCTATACCTACGGGTACCCCGATACTACCGGCGAGCAGCAAACCTTCAACTGGTATTTCCCCCAGGCTACCCGCAATTTTCTGGCCTCAGTTGGGGTGAAGTTTTAA
- a CDS encoding rhodanese-like domain-containing protein produces MLPELTPEALQTRLQEGPAAQLVDVRQPEEYDFCRIEGSLLIPLGDLPGRVAELATDKPVVLICHHGVRSMQALAYLQHRHGLTNLLNLRGGIHAWSLRVDPSVPVY; encoded by the coding sequence ATGCTCCCCGAACTCACTCCCGAAGCTCTCCAGACCCGCCTGCAGGAAGGTCCCGCCGCGCAGCTCGTAGATGTCCGTCAGCCGGAAGAATACGACTTTTGCCGCATCGAAGGCAGCCTACTGATTCCCTTAGGCGACCTGCCCGGCCGCGTGGCAGAGCTGGCTACCGACAAGCCGGTGGTGCTCATTTGCCATCACGGCGTGCGTTCCATGCAGGCGCTGGCCTACCTGCAGCACCGCCACGGCCTGACCAACCTGCTGAATCTGCGCGGCGGTATTCACGCCTGGAGCCTGCGCGTAGACCCTTCCGTGCCGGTATACTAA